A window from Rhinolophus sinicus isolate RSC01 linkage group LG01, ASM3656204v1, whole genome shotgun sequence encodes these proteins:
- the PNKD gene encoding putative thioesterase PNKD isoform X3 codes for MAAVVAATALKGRGARNARVLRGILSGATANKASQNRTRALQSHSSPECKEEPEPLSPELEYIPRKRGKNPMKAVGLAWAIGFPCGILLFILTKREVDKNRLKQMKARQNMRASNTGEYESQRFRASSHHAPSPEAGSGVQT; via the exons ATGGCGGCGGTGGTAGCTGCTACGGCGCTGAAGGGCCGGGGGGCGAGAAATGCCCGCGTCCTCCGGG GGATTCTCTCTGGAGCCACAGCTAACAAAGCTTCTCAGAACAGAACTCGGGCACTGCAAAGCCACAGCTCCCCGGAGTGCAAGGAAGAGCCTGAGCCCCTGTCTCCTGAACTGGAATACATTCCCAGAAAGAGGGGCAAGAATCCCATGAAAGCAGTGGGACTAGCCTG GGCCATCGGCTTCCCCTGTGGTATCCTTCTCTTCATCCTCACCAAGCGGGAAGTGGACAAGAACCGTTTGAAGCAGATGAAGGCTCGGCAGAACATGCGGGCATCCAACACGGGCGAGTATGAGAGCCAGAGGTTCAGGGCCTCCTCCCATCATGCCCCGTCTCCTGAAGCTGGGTCCGGGGTGCAGACCTGA